The proteins below are encoded in one region of Parvicella tangerina:
- a CDS encoding S66 peptidase family protein yields the protein MLKQPNSLKPGDLIEIISTARKIDISQMDGVQKLLEGWGFRVKWGAAIRKEFHQFCGTDEERAKDLQDAIDNPEVKAILCFRGGYGTIRILDKVDFSGLVQNPKWIVGYSDVTALHGQLNKLGLMSIHGSMPVNFMGNTPEALNSLRNALEGSSNTYRFDARELNRLGSATGELIGGNLSMIYSIAGTPYDFDFEDKILFIEDLDEYLYHIDRMMQNLKHSGKLAELKGLIVGGMTDMNDNTIPFGSSAVETISKAVSEYDYPVCFDFPVGHIDDNRALVIGKECAISVSNQEVIFKQ from the coding sequence ATGTTAAAGCAACCTAATTCCTTAAAACCAGGCGACCTGATTGAGATCATCTCTACAGCAAGGAAGATTGATATATCCCAGATGGATGGAGTGCAGAAGCTCCTGGAGGGCTGGGGCTTTCGCGTGAAATGGGGCGCAGCTATTCGAAAAGAGTTTCATCAGTTTTGTGGAACAGACGAAGAACGTGCAAAAGATCTTCAAGATGCAATAGATAATCCTGAGGTGAAAGCCATTCTGTGTTTTAGAGGAGGTTACGGCACAATTCGGATCCTGGATAAGGTTGACTTTTCTGGTTTAGTGCAAAACCCGAAATGGATTGTTGGTTATAGTGATGTGACAGCACTTCATGGACAACTCAACAAACTGGGTTTGATGTCTATTCACGGTTCGATGCCCGTCAATTTCATGGGAAATACACCAGAAGCATTAAATTCACTAAGAAATGCCTTAGAAGGATCTTCAAATACGTATAGGTTTGATGCCCGTGAGCTCAATAGACTCGGGTCAGCCACAGGAGAGTTGATCGGAGGAAACCTCTCCATGATTTATAGTATAGCGGGCACTCCTTACGACTTCGATTTTGAAGACAAAATCCTCTTCATAGAAGATTTAGACGAATACCTTTACCATATCGACCGTATGATGCAGAACTTGAAGCATAGCGGTAAATTGGCCGAGCTAAAAGGGTTGATTGTTGGCGGAATGACAGATATGAATGACAACACCATTCCTTTTGGTTCTTCAGCAGTAGAGACTATTTCGAAAGCCGTAAGTGAATATGATTATCCTGTTTGCTTTGATTTTCCCGTAGGACACATAGATGACAATCGAGCTTTAGTGATAGGGAAAGAATGTGCGATATCTGTGTCCAATCAGGAGGTAATCTTCAAGCAATAA
- a CDS encoding SH3 domain-containing protein, producing MKNILTLILAIIVNSCFSQYGLGIIVDPDGYVNVRSNPSIDNNIISTIPNETPVFCYDRDGNWVPVEVYIGDSLKQGFVYFDRIQFLDSLEVFEPSKEENHVVSFHIGPVTIIMKEQDLSVNELNILDCEDEHGYCYFAKDGKRIWGTDGGRPYRGYQYITINSNEYSSISPEISHYFQPNLTYSSCAVHNSTIYLSASNSDGAGGYIVVWTIKGNQIVDHHAFYGF from the coding sequence ATGAAAAATATTCTAACATTAATACTTGCTATCATTGTTAATAGCTGCTTTTCACAATATGGACTTGGAATAATTGTAGACCCTGATGGTTATGTCAATGTCAGGTCGAACCCAAGTATTGATAATAACATCATATCAACAATTCCAAATGAGACGCCTGTTTTTTGTTACGATAGAGATGGCAACTGGGTTCCCGTAGAAGTATATATTGGCGATTCACTAAAACAAGGATTTGTATATTTTGATCGAATTCAATTTTTAGACTCTTTAGAAGTTTTTGAACCCAGTAAAGAAGAAAATCATGTTGTTTCCTTTCATATTGGTCCTGTTACAATCATCATGAAAGAGCAAGATCTGAGTGTCAATGAGTTGAATATTTTAGACTGTGAAGATGAACATGGGTACTGTTATTTTGCAAAGGACGGCAAGCGAATATGGGGAACTGATGGAGGGCGACCATACCGAGGATATCAGTACATCACCATCAATTCAAATGAATATTCCTCAATAAGTCCAGAAATATCCCATTACTTTCAACCTAATTTAACCTATTCAAGTTGTGCCGTACATAATTCAACGATATACCTATCTGCTTCGAATAGTGATGGCGCTGGCGGATATATTGTAGTTTGGACGATAAAGGGGAATCAAATAGTTGATCACCATGCCTTCTATGGGTTCTAA
- a CDS encoding DUF4412 domain-containing protein: protein MNFKKSILAVAAAFMLTATSFAQFGGEIEFTKKVGSIEVHYKYYVSGDNVRVEEITDGKIEGVQLMDLDEGTMLAVSPERKMYMEVPNKRPASDLDVEVDKTGKTKTINGKKCEQIIVTCSDKDRKIEYWVAKGDYDFFIPMLKTLNRKENQSMFFMEIPGMDGYFPMLSTETTLSDGTQVSELTAGKMTEKKLSKDMFEVPAGFSKFEK from the coding sequence ATGAATTTTAAGAAATCTATCCTAGCTGTAGCTGCCGCTTTTATGCTTACAGCAACATCATTTGCTCAATTCGGTGGAGAGATTGAATTTACCAAAAAAGTTGGTAGCATCGAGGTACACTATAAATATTACGTTTCTGGAGATAACGTAAGGGTTGAAGAAATAACAGATGGAAAAATTGAAGGTGTTCAGCTTATGGATCTAGACGAAGGAACCATGCTAGCCGTAAGCCCAGAACGAAAAATGTATATGGAAGTTCCGAATAAACGACCAGCATCTGATCTTGATGTTGAGGTTGATAAAACTGGAAAGACCAAAACGATCAATGGCAAGAAATGTGAACAAATCATTGTAACTTGTTCAGACAAGGATAGAAAGATAGAATACTGGGTAGCGAAAGGAGATTACGATTTCTTTATCCCAATGCTTAAAACATTAAACCGAAAAGAAAATCAGTCGATGTTCTTTATGGAGATTCCTGGAATGGATGGTTACTTCCCCATGTTGAGCACAGAAACTACGCTTTCTGACGGAACTCAGGTTTCTGAATTAACAGCTGGAAAAATGACTGAAAAGAAACTATCTAAAGACATGTTTGAGGTTCCTGCTGGATTCTCGAAGTTTGAGAAATAA
- a CDS encoding YraN family protein, whose translation MSTKKETGSFGEDHAIQFLQNADYKIITRNWRYLKGEIDIIAKKDDWLVFVEVKTRSSLDFGNPEEFVTPKQQRLIINTAHQFIVDNDRQEEARFDVIGVVVQNGKVVQLDHIEGAFYPTL comes from the coding sequence ATGTCCACAAAAAAAGAAACAGGATCCTTCGGTGAGGACCATGCAATACAATTTTTGCAAAACGCAGACTATAAAATTATTACCAGAAACTGGCGATATTTAAAAGGAGAAATAGACATCATTGCCAAAAAAGATGATTGGTTGGTTTTTGTGGAAGTTAAAACGAGAAGCTCGCTTGATTTTGGTAACCCAGAAGAGTTTGTCACGCCCAAACAACAGCGCTTGATCATCAACACAGCACACCAGTTTATCGTAGATAATGATCGGCAGGAAGAAGCCCGCTTTGATGTAATTGGAGTGGTTGTTCAAAACGGCAAAGTAGTGCAGTTGGATCACATCGAAGGGGCTTTTTATCCAACGTTATAA
- a CDS encoding 3-hydroxybutyryl-CoA dehydrogenase, translating into MQNISVIGAGTMGNGIAHVFAQSGYKVSLVDISEAALEKGLATIAKNLDRMVNKEKITAADKDKTLANITTYTDMAAGVGNAELVVEAATENVDLKLKIFKQLDEAAPEGCILSTNTSSISITKIAAVTNRPEKVIGMHFMNPVPVMKLVEIIRGYSTTDEVLNVIMETSKSLNKVPVEVNDYPGFVANKILMPMINEAIITLHEGTAGVEEIDTVMKLGMAHPMGPLQLADFIGLDVCLAILRVLQDGYGDPKYAPCPLLVNMVTAGKLGVKSGEGFYSWGHGTKDLIVADNFKK; encoded by the coding sequence ATGCAGAATATTTCAGTTATTGGAGCAGGAACAATGGGTAATGGAATAGCTCACGTTTTCGCACAATCAGGATACAAAGTAAGTTTAGTAGACATTTCAGAAGCAGCATTAGAAAAGGGATTAGCAACCATTGCTAAGAACTTGGATAGAATGGTGAATAAAGAAAAGATCACTGCTGCTGATAAAGACAAGACCCTGGCAAATATTACAACGTATACTGATATGGCGGCTGGAGTTGGAAATGCTGAATTGGTGGTTGAAGCGGCAACTGAAAATGTAGATCTTAAACTGAAAATATTTAAGCAACTAGATGAGGCTGCGCCAGAGGGATGTATCCTTAGCACAAATACATCATCCATCTCGATTACAAAGATTGCTGCAGTTACCAATAGACCAGAGAAAGTGATCGGAATGCACTTTATGAACCCGGTGCCAGTGATGAAGTTGGTGGAGATCATTAGAGGATACTCAACTACTGATGAAGTGTTGAACGTGATTATGGAGACTTCGAAATCACTCAATAAAGTTCCAGTTGAAGTTAATGACTATCCAGGATTTGTTGCGAATAAGATCTTAATGCCAATGATCAACGAAGCGATCATTACTTTACACGAGGGAACTGCTGGTGTTGAAGAAATTGATACCGTTATGAAGTTGGGAATGGCTCATCCAATGGGACCCTTGCAATTAGCTGACTTCATTGGCTTGGATGTTTGTTTGGCAATTCTTAGAGTCTTACAAGATGGATATGGAGATCCAAAATATGCACCATGCCCGTTACTTGTGAATATGGTTACTGCTGGTAAGTTAGGCGTGAAGTCAGGAGAAGGTTTCTATTCATGGGGACATGGAACGAAGGACCTCATCGTTGCGGATAATTTCAAAAAGTAA
- a CDS encoding prolipoprotein diacylglyceryl transferase, translated as MSDVLAFITWDVDWNALESPIAVRYYGILWALSFLIGIFLMKKMMANDNAPEEYTDKIFLYVLIGGVVGARLGHVVFYDPQYYFTSEHWTEIPMIWKGGLASHGGAIGVLLANWLYSRRVSKRSFLWSVDKIVVAVALAGCLIRVGNLMNSEIIGRESESSTAMFFQFAAEEDIATDIYYKSGKNIEAVSVEITPQGEDYIVKMNVKANGTLTNEHLSSLLNAVKTEHREGSEGFNEYEDHIKTMDNPSLEVVQANGNTGYMQFSISPIPRIPTQIWEAGVYLLIFFFLFWGYWKQHWYRREGLLFGLFLVLVFGARFIIEFYKENQVEDLTDEVMLNMGQRLSIPAILIGIYCIYRAFANPQKDTKVHIEKTEE; from the coding sequence ATGAGTGATGTGTTAGCTTTCATAACCTGGGATGTAGATTGGAATGCCTTGGAATCGCCCATTGCGGTGCGTTATTATGGCATTCTATGGGCACTGAGTTTTTTAATCGGGATTTTCCTGATGAAGAAAATGATGGCTAACGATAATGCCCCTGAAGAGTATACCGATAAGATTTTTCTTTATGTCTTGATCGGAGGTGTAGTGGGAGCACGGCTAGGGCATGTAGTTTTTTATGATCCGCAGTATTACTTCACATCAGAGCACTGGACGGAGATTCCAATGATCTGGAAAGGAGGTTTAGCAAGTCACGGAGGTGCTATTGGAGTACTTTTAGCCAACTGGTTGTATTCCAGAAGAGTTTCCAAAAGGTCATTTCTGTGGTCCGTTGATAAGATTGTAGTGGCGGTTGCGCTCGCAGGGTGTTTGATTCGGGTCGGGAACTTAATGAATTCCGAAATCATTGGTAGAGAGAGTGAAAGTAGCACAGCTATGTTTTTTCAGTTTGCTGCAGAAGAGGATATTGCCACAGACATTTACTACAAATCGGGGAAGAATATTGAAGCAGTAAGTGTTGAGATCACACCTCAAGGAGAAGACTACATCGTAAAAATGAACGTCAAGGCGAATGGTACGCTAACGAATGAACACTTGTCAAGCTTGCTTAATGCTGTAAAGACGGAGCATCGGGAAGGTAGTGAAGGTTTTAATGAGTACGAAGATCATATCAAAACAATGGATAATCCATCGTTAGAGGTGGTCCAGGCGAATGGAAATACAGGGTATATGCAGTTCAGCATTTCCCCTATTCCTCGAATACCCACGCAAATCTGGGAAGCTGGAGTTTATTTATTAATTTTCTTTTTCTTGTTCTGGGGCTACTGGAAACAACACTGGTATAGACGAGAAGGGTTACTTTTTGGCCTATTTTTAGTGCTCGTCTTTGGAGCTCGATTTATTATTGAGTTCTATAAAGAGAATCAAGTTGAAGACCTCACCGATGAGGTGATGTTAAACATGGGTCAGCGATTGAGTATACCTGCAATTCTTATCGGAATATATTGTATTTACAGAGCTTTTGCGAATCCTCAGAAGGACACAAAAGTACACATTGAAAAAACAGAAGAATGA
- a CDS encoding PhoX family protein, which translates to MKHIAWSILTASFLMACADQSATNEDTIETEATATDSVVPQDVVETIPLDSLFEEVDSSYSHSTLLVPEGLTIQILFRESLDTVVRADGMKAPAKGSHDMLTFLADEDDPNKGWLYVSHETKYRDDILGDGGGATMFQVEKDSLGNWNRISDFKHVDFTTVSNTQRNCGGTLGPNGMIYTCEESQPMGNGALTRKGKGHQNPHKVGNLEYWQNFGYVVEVDPTTFKATQKMISWGRFYHEDVEFMDDNKTVYLTDDHEPGIFFKFVADVPGEYAEGQLYAFRRSEEGTAGTWIAMPRDTASLLKIRDVAIDSGATMYMRHEWFERVGNKIYITETGHDEEDWAEYLAKGANVGAALEQYMEGTVAHDVHGRILVFDIETNHMSTHLEGGFSSDSSKIFSNPDNITSVSFGGKDYLLICEDLNGTDKGRIPAYADKKGVYYTEMYLLDLSIANPTVDDLFRFAVGPNRAELSGAMMSPDKSTLFFNVMHPIYSNGAPYNRSLTVAVSGWEIK; encoded by the coding sequence ATGAAACACATCGCATGGAGTATATTGACCGCTAGCTTTCTGATGGCTTGTGCTGATCAGTCCGCTACAAATGAAGATACCATTGAAACCGAAGCTACTGCAACGGATAGTGTAGTACCTCAGGATGTTGTGGAGACGATTCCGCTGGATAGTCTTTTTGAGGAAGTGGATTCAAGTTATTCGCATAGCACACTACTTGTACCTGAAGGGTTGACGATTCAAATTCTCTTTAGAGAAAGTTTGGATACGGTAGTTCGGGCAGATGGAATGAAAGCTCCTGCAAAAGGTAGTCATGATATGTTGACCTTCTTAGCGGATGAAGATGATCCGAACAAAGGATGGCTCTACGTGAGTCATGAAACGAAGTATAGAGATGATATATTGGGAGATGGAGGAGGAGCCACCATGTTTCAGGTAGAAAAGGACAGTCTGGGAAATTGGAACAGGATATCAGATTTCAAGCATGTTGATTTTACCACCGTGAGTAATACCCAACGTAACTGCGGAGGAACCCTCGGACCTAATGGTATGATCTACACTTGTGAGGAATCACAACCGATGGGAAATGGAGCTTTGACCCGAAAAGGCAAAGGTCATCAAAATCCTCATAAAGTAGGCAACCTCGAATATTGGCAGAACTTTGGGTATGTCGTTGAGGTAGATCCAACCACCTTCAAAGCAACGCAGAAAATGATCAGTTGGGGGCGTTTCTATCATGAAGATGTTGAGTTCATGGATGACAACAAAACCGTTTATTTAACTGACGATCATGAACCGGGTATTTTCTTCAAGTTTGTGGCTGATGTACCAGGTGAGTACGCTGAAGGTCAACTATACGCTTTCAGAAGGTCTGAGGAAGGTACTGCAGGAACATGGATTGCCATGCCTAGAGATACAGCATCACTATTGAAAATTAGAGATGTGGCAATTGATTCGGGAGCTACAATGTATATGCGTCATGAGTGGTTTGAGAGAGTAGGCAATAAGATATATATCACAGAAACGGGTCACGATGAAGAAGACTGGGCGGAGTATTTGGCGAAAGGAGCAAATGTTGGTGCTGCACTAGAGCAGTACATGGAGGGAACTGTTGCCCATGACGTGCATGGAAGAATTCTGGTTTTTGATATAGAGACGAATCATATGTCCACGCACCTTGAAGGAGGCTTCAGTTCAGATAGCTCGAAGATTTTCTCTAATCCTGACAATATTACGAGTGTTTCTTTTGGAGGTAAAGACTATCTGTTGATCTGTGAAGACCTAAATGGAACCGATAAGGGTAGAATTCCTGCTTATGCTGATAAAAAAGGGGTATATTATACAGAAATGTATTTACTAGACCTCAGCATAGCCAATCCTACTGTAGATGACCTTTTTCGATTTGCAGTTGGACCAAACAGAGCAGAGTTGAGTGGAGCAATGATGTCTCCAGATAAGAGCACCTTATTTTTTAATGTGATGCACCCGATCTACTCAAATGGAGCACCTTATAACCGTTCGTTAACAGTGGCTGTATCGGGTTGGGAAATTAAATAA
- a CDS encoding ABC transporter ATP-binding protein: MIEVKDLTYHYRIDQPIQFPDFSYQQGQQALILGESGCGKTTLLHLLSGLLKPKKGFVSIDGKKLNGLSGAQLDKFRGANIGIVFQTPHFIEALSVKENLQFAQTLAGNKKDTEAIKSILSDLGIGHKLNDSVKSLSQGEKQRVTIARALVNQPKLILADEPTSALDDKNCRAVVKLLKEQAKKNNATLLIVTHDNRLNDEFEQKLKLS; encoded by the coding sequence ATGATAGAAGTAAAAGATCTCACATATCACTACAGGATCGATCAGCCGATTCAGTTTCCTGATTTTAGCTATCAGCAAGGTCAGCAGGCCCTGATCCTGGGGGAGAGTGGCTGTGGAAAAACAACCTTACTACATCTACTATCGGGGTTGCTCAAACCTAAAAAGGGGTTTGTCTCCATTGATGGAAAAAAGCTGAATGGTCTTTCTGGGGCGCAACTCGACAAATTTAGAGGAGCCAATATTGGGATTGTTTTTCAGACGCCTCATTTTATTGAAGCATTGTCGGTTAAGGAAAACTTGCAATTTGCTCAAACTTTAGCGGGTAATAAGAAAGATACCGAAGCAATAAAAAGCATCCTCAGTGACCTTGGAATTGGTCATAAGCTAAACGATTCAGTAAAGAGTTTATCGCAAGGAGAAAAGCAGCGTGTTACCATAGCCAGAGCATTAGTCAATCAACCCAAATTGATCCTGGCAGATGAACCTACCTCTGCTTTGGACGATAAAAATTGTCGTGCTGTAGTGAAATTGTTGAAGGAACAGGCAAAGAAAAACAATGCTACGCTTTTGATCGTTACTCACGACAATCGATTAAATGATGAGTTCGAACAAAAACTTAAGTTGTCATGA
- a CDS encoding ABC transporter permease — MNLFRLSWRNIIYRPLASGLAVLLLAAGVSIILITLLTTSQLDEKFKNNVKDVDFVVGAKGSRLQLILCNIFQIDNPTGNIKYAKANAIKMHPFVKKAIPLSIGDNYQTYRIVGTTKEYIDLYNGEIAEGRIWEQPMEAVIGAGIAEKFHLEIGDKFAGGHGLGESTHIHDDMMYEVVGILASSNTVMDNLLLTSLESVWVVHAGEAHQAKGSLEIKTLSDLDSNSKDSIMTLEEFKAQNTLEAEEFVEEIEHHHDHSHGKVNYDSLLAMISPLDREVTGMLIQVEEGGKAKLSVQGTINTYEGMMAADVAIEMQQLKEIMSPATGVMEMLAYVIMIIAAISMFVAMFNSLKDRQYEIALMRVMGSSSGKVFVSILLEGIYLAILGFGLGWLLSHLGMQVFSGYLTEEYHYDFSGWIFLSEEIYLLIGAIIIGILSGIYPAFKAYSADISKTLSK; from the coding sequence ATGAACCTGTTTAGATTAAGCTGGAGAAATATTATTTATCGCCCGTTGGCTTCGGGATTGGCGGTATTGCTTTTGGCAGCTGGCGTTTCCATTATTCTAATCACCCTGCTCACCACCAGTCAACTGGATGAAAAGTTCAAGAATAACGTAAAAGATGTGGACTTTGTAGTGGGTGCTAAAGGAAGTAGATTGCAGTTGATCTTATGTAATATTTTTCAGATAGATAATCCAACAGGAAATATAAAATATGCCAAAGCGAATGCCATTAAGATGCATCCTTTTGTAAAAAAGGCGATTCCACTTTCTATAGGAGATAACTATCAAACGTATAGAATTGTTGGCACAACAAAAGAGTACATTGACCTGTATAACGGAGAAATTGCTGAAGGTAGAATTTGGGAGCAACCCATGGAGGCAGTTATTGGGGCTGGAATTGCAGAGAAGTTTCACCTGGAAATAGGAGACAAGTTCGCAGGCGGGCATGGTCTAGGGGAGTCCACACATATTCATGATGACATGATGTATGAGGTGGTAGGTATTCTAGCGTCTAGCAATACGGTTATGGACAACTTGCTGCTGACTTCTTTGGAGAGCGTCTGGGTGGTGCATGCGGGAGAAGCCCATCAGGCAAAAGGATCTTTAGAGATCAAAACGCTGAGTGATTTGGACAGCAACTCCAAGGATTCAATCATGACCCTGGAAGAATTCAAGGCTCAGAATACCTTAGAAGCAGAAGAGTTTGTCGAAGAGATAGAGCATCATCATGATCACAGCCATGGAAAGGTCAATTACGACTCTCTACTGGCAATGATCAGCCCGTTGGATCGAGAAGTTACCGGAATGCTTATTCAGGTAGAAGAGGGTGGTAAAGCTAAACTTTCGGTTCAGGGAACGATTAATACGTATGAAGGTATGATGGCTGCAGATGTTGCAATAGAGATGCAACAACTCAAGGAAATCATGAGCCCTGCTACAGGTGTAATGGAAATGCTGGCCTACGTGATTATGATTATTGCTGCAATCAGTATGTTCGTGGCCATGTTCAATTCTCTGAAAGATCGACAATATGAAATCGCCTTGATGAGAGTAATGGGGAGTTCTTCAGGAAAAGTATTTGTCTCTATTCTATTGGAAGGCATTTATTTGGCCATTCTTGGTTTTGGTCTGGGTTGGTTGTTGAGTCATCTTGGAATGCAAGTATTCTCGGGTTACTTGACAGAAGAATATCACTACGACTTTAGTGGCTGGATTTTTCTTTCTGAAGAAATCTATTTGTTGATTGGTGCTATTATTATTGGGATTCTTTCTGGAATCTATCCAGCGTTCAAAGCTTACAGTGCTGATATTTCGAAAACGCTAAGCAAGTGA
- a CDS encoding TlpA family protein disulfide reductase → MKFFFCVVFIQLFTLVSSQQKLEVNLTAIPPDQEDFQLELYLFTENHFELVLTKDVAVIDTVERIIMPTPVTDTTVRLFQLKVADSPNTSEFLFSPKENMTLSGPLYDLLNGQIGVENSDENAAYARLLRVLGEYEQIMNALEEESSNYSVYDHDFNAKVNEHASLVEEVQHKLNLNLEKVQISFPKTYTAQVLVPLSKIPVRSYTKEWFSYYDGYLSFLHDYFFYFVNVEDERILNHYAFQDKLFQYLNEYVEKEQVATEEAIGELMDVFSKNTRVRSFVYNQLMKTYIQLDSEHFVNYLTENFGGGCGLNLSFEELKKMNQITATNIGAEAPDILLYDLENKAQSLKNTIDENQYTVVLFWVGWCEHCKKKMPDLVSLASELKKTTGFFAVSLDNDESKWKEATGVYSFPKNWVNVCEKVTIEKSTYAPLYNVSTTPSIFLVDAEGKIVAKKLTVEELRDRLIND, encoded by the coding sequence ATGAAGTTTTTCTTTTGTGTCGTTTTCATTCAGCTTTTTACTTTAGTTTCGTCCCAACAAAAGCTAGAGGTTAATCTCACTGCTATTCCTCCAGATCAGGAGGACTTCCAATTAGAACTATATTTATTTACCGAAAACCATTTTGAGTTGGTTTTGACTAAAGATGTAGCGGTAATTGATACCGTTGAAAGAATTATTATGCCCACTCCAGTCACGGACACAACGGTTCGGTTGTTTCAATTAAAGGTTGCGGATAGCCCAAACACTTCGGAGTTTCTTTTCTCTCCAAAAGAGAATATGACTCTTTCAGGTCCATTATATGATCTCTTAAATGGTCAGATAGGTGTCGAAAACTCAGATGAAAATGCAGCTTATGCTCGATTGCTGAGAGTACTTGGAGAATATGAACAGATTATGAATGCTTTGGAAGAAGAATCATCGAATTACTCGGTCTATGATCACGACTTCAATGCAAAAGTAAATGAGCATGCCTCATTAGTAGAAGAAGTTCAACACAAACTGAATTTAAACCTAGAGAAGGTGCAAATCTCATTCCCCAAAACTTATACAGCGCAAGTGCTAGTCCCGCTTTCTAAGATCCCTGTAAGATCTTACACAAAGGAATGGTTCAGTTATTATGATGGTTACTTATCGTTCTTACACGATTACTTTTTCTATTTTGTTAACGTAGAGGATGAACGAATATTGAATCACTACGCTTTTCAAGATAAACTATTTCAATACTTGAATGAATATGTAGAAAAGGAACAGGTGGCTACAGAAGAGGCCATAGGAGAATTGATGGATGTTTTTTCTAAGAATACGCGGGTAAGGTCTTTTGTTTATAACCAGTTGATGAAGACATATATTCAACTGGATAGTGAGCATTTTGTAAACTATCTCACGGAAAATTTTGGAGGAGGCTGTGGTTTGAATTTGAGTTTTGAAGAACTGAAAAAAATGAACCAAATCACGGCTACGAATATAGGGGCAGAAGCACCTGACATTTTGTTGTATGACCTTGAAAATAAAGCTCAATCACTAAAAAATACAATAGATGAAAATCAATACACTGTTGTGTTGTTCTGGGTGGGGTGGTGTGAACATTGTAAAAAGAAGATGCCAGACTTGGTCTCTTTAGCTTCGGAATTAAAAAAGACCACAGGTTTCTTTGCGGTTTCATTGGATAATGATGAGAGCAAGTGGAAGGAGGCAACAGGAGTATATAGCTTTCCAAAGAACTGGGTAAATGTTTGTGAAAAAGTAACTATCGAGAAGTCTACTTACGCTCCACTGTATAATGTGAGTACAACTCCATCCATTTTTTTAGTGGATGCAGAAGGTAAAATCGTAGCTAAGAAGTTAACGGTTGAGGAGTTGCGGGACCGCCTCATAAACGACTAA